Part of the Chloroflexota bacterium genome, CAGGTGACGACACCGGCGTTCGTCAGGCAAATGGTGCCCTTCTCGCCGAAGAAGTGGAAGTTATGATCGAGCCCCGGATAGGCCGACGTGGTGAAGACCATGTTGCCGAACGAGCCGTTGGCAAAGCGGGCATTCACTACGGCCAGGTCTTCCGTTTCGATATCGTGGGTGAAGGTGCCGAGCTGAGCGGTCAGCGACTCCACCGGTCCCATGATCCACTGGAGGAGATCGATGCTGTGGATGCCCTGGTTCATGGACGCGCCGCCGCCGTCGAACTTGTAGGTGCCGCGCCAACTGACCGGGCCGCCGCCGGAAAAGTACTCCGCCGTGCGCAGCCAGTAGAGCTGCACGTCGGCGTAGAAGACGCGTCCCAACCGACCGGCAGCGATGGTCTCTTTCACCTTGGCGTAGAGCGGGTGCAAGCGCGACTGGAAGATCGCCGCCAATTTCACGCCGTTTTCATGGCACGCCGCCATCAGCGCGTCAGCCTTCTCCAGGGTGACGTCCAAGGGCTTCTCGCAAATGACGTGCTTGCCGGCTTTTGCGGCTTGGATGCCCAACTCGGCGTGGGTGCCGGTGGGGGTGCAAATGTTTACGACCTGCACGGCATCGTCGGCCAGCAGCTCAGCCACAGAGCCGTAGGCCGTGACGTTATGTTCATTCGCTAGTCCCACCGCAAACTGCGGCTCCATGTCGGCGATGCCGATCAACTCCGCCCCGGCGGCGTCTTTAATGGCCTGCGTGTGGGAGCGGGCAATGCCCCCGGCGCCGATCACGCCAAACCCAATCGCTTGCTGAGTCGCCATGTTGCACATCTCTCCTTCTGTACACTCACTTCAGCGTCCGGCCCGCCCTTGCCACGCGGGGCGGGACATGCTTACTCACATCCTGTTACTCTTCAATTCCCGCTGAACTGCCAGCGGTGCTTCGACCCTTCGCCCTGTGTCCATCCGTTTGCCCTACTTCAATCCGCTCGCCCTGAGCCTGTCGAAGGGTCGCAGAATCGCAGGGCAAGTTCATGCGGGCAACTTTCACTTTACGGCCGACCCTAAGCTACTTCATAGTGCTGCAGGTCTACTATCAGCGTATCGTCGCGGTGCGGGCCCACGCCCACCATGCAGATGGGCGCACCCGTTAGTTCACTAATGCGTTCCAAGTACGCCTGGGCATTGGGTGGCAGGTCATGCCACGCGCGGGCGCTGGTTGTTGGCTGCTGCCAGCCGGGAAGTTCCTCAT contains:
- a CDS encoding Gfo/Idh/MocA family oxidoreductase, which translates into the protein MATQQAIGFGVIGAGGIARSHTQAIKDAAGAELIGIADMEPQFAVGLANEHNVTAYGSVAELLADDAVQVVNICTPTGTHAELGIQAAKAGKHVICEKPLDVTLEKADALMAACHENGVKLAAIFQSRLHPLYAKVKETIAAGRLGRVFYADVQLYWLRTAEYFSGGGPVSWRGTYKFDGGGASMNQGIHSIDLLQWIMGPVESLTAQLGTFTHDIETEDLAVVNARFANGSFGNMVFTTSAYPGLDHNFHFFGEKGTICLTNAGVVTWRIQGDREEEEEQEMKSGYSARMTAAADPTVKGWNGHQVQVEDMVQAIHENRPPAITGDEARHALEIAVGIQKAGKISPAPVTFPLD